A DNA window from Lysobacter silvisoli contains the following coding sequences:
- the purD gene encoding phosphoribosylamine--glycine ligase — MKVLVIGSGGREHALAWKLAQSPRIAEVLVAPGNAGTATEPGCRNVAVAATDIDGLLQLAADEGVAVTVVGPEAPLVAGVVDRFRADGRRIFGPTAAAAQLEGSKAYAKDFLARHRIPTAHYAVHTHVEEALEYVREKGAPIVIKADGLAAGKGVIVAMTLAEAEAAITDMLADYAFGAAGARVVIEEFLDGEEASFISMVDGRTALPMATSQDHKRVFDGDTGPNTGGMGAYSPAPVVTPEVHARVMREVVEPTVQGMIADGIPFTGFLYAGLMIDHSGAPKVIEFNVRFGDPETQPVMLRLQSDLLDLVEAAIDGRLDQATAQWDPRPSLGVVMAAENYPETPRTGDPISSWDVPVPEDSKVFHAGTKLVDGQVLTAGGRVLCVCALGESVADAQHRAYEAVAGISWHGEFHRHDIGWRAIAREQQAG, encoded by the coding sequence ATGAAAGTCCTGGTCATCGGTTCCGGCGGACGCGAGCACGCGCTGGCCTGGAAGCTGGCGCAATCCCCGCGCATCGCCGAGGTGCTGGTCGCGCCCGGCAACGCCGGCACCGCCACCGAGCCCGGCTGCCGCAACGTGGCCGTGGCCGCCACCGACATCGACGGCCTGCTGCAACTGGCCGCCGACGAAGGCGTGGCCGTGACCGTGGTCGGCCCCGAGGCGCCGCTGGTGGCTGGCGTGGTCGACCGCTTCCGCGCCGACGGCCGCCGCATCTTCGGCCCCACCGCCGCCGCCGCGCAACTGGAAGGCAGCAAGGCCTACGCCAAGGACTTCCTGGCCCGGCACCGGATTCCGACCGCGCACTACGCCGTGCACACCCACGTCGAAGAAGCGCTGGAATACGTGCGCGAGAAAGGCGCGCCCATCGTCATCAAGGCCGACGGCCTGGCCGCGGGCAAGGGCGTCATCGTCGCCATGACCCTGGCCGAAGCCGAAGCCGCGATCACCGACATGCTCGCCGACTACGCCTTCGGCGCCGCCGGCGCGCGCGTGGTCATCGAGGAATTCCTGGACGGCGAGGAAGCCAGCTTCATCTCCATGGTCGACGGCCGCACCGCCCTGCCCATGGCGACCTCGCAGGACCACAAGCGCGTGTTTGATGGCGACACCGGCCCCAACACCGGCGGCATGGGCGCCTACTCGCCCGCGCCCGTGGTCACGCCCGAGGTGCACGCGCGGGTCATGCGCGAAGTCGTCGAGCCCACCGTCCAGGGCATGATCGCCGACGGCATCCCGTTCACCGGCTTCCTCTACGCCGGCCTGATGATCGACCACAGCGGCGCGCCCAAGGTCATCGAATTCAACGTGCGCTTCGGCGACCCCGAAACCCAGCCGGTGATGCTGCGCCTGCAGTCCGACCTGCTCGACCTGGTCGAAGCCGCCATCGACGGCCGCCTGGACCAGGCCACGGCGCAGTGGGACCCGCGTCCCTCGCTGGGCGTGGTCATGGCCGCCGAGAACTACCCCGAAACGCCGCGTACCGGCGACCCGATCAGCTCCTGGGACGTGCCCGTACCGGAGGACAGCAAGGTCTTCCACGCCGGCACCAAACTCGTCGACGGCCAGGTGCTCACCGCCGGCGGCCGCGTGCTCTGCGTCTGCGCCCTGGGCGAGAGCGTCGCCGACGCCCAGCACCGCGCCTACGAAGCCGTGGCCGGCATCTCCTGGCACGGCGAATTCCACCGCCACGACATCGGCTGGCGCGCGATCGCGCGCGAACAACAAGCCGGCTGA
- a CDS encoding DUF2752 domain-containing protein — protein sequence MDPNAPDSPLPGCLFYHFTGLYCPGCGSTRALHGLVHGDLGQFLAMNPLLAVVMPALPLLVLHGMGYRLPLPKRAIDTLLSAKFWLGLMGGYWVLRNLPWWPFSWLAPG from the coding sequence GTGGATCCCAACGCGCCCGACAGCCCGCTGCCGGGTTGTCTGTTCTATCACTTCACCGGCCTGTACTGCCCGGGCTGCGGGTCCACGCGTGCGCTGCACGGCCTGGTCCACGGCGACCTGGGCCAGTTCCTGGCGATGAACCCGCTGCTGGCGGTGGTGATGCCCGCGCTGCCGCTGCTGGTCCTGCACGGCATGGGCTACCGCCTGCCGCTGCCCAAGCGCGCCATCGACACCCTGCTCAGCGCCAAGTTCTGGTTGGGCCTGATGGGCGGTTACTGGGTGCTGCGCAACCTGCCGTGGTGGCCTTTCTCCTGGCTGGCGCCGGGCTGA
- a CDS encoding CD225/dispanin family protein: MNAPHGEYVPNHLVWAILTTLFCCLPLGIVSIVYAAQVDGKRAAGDIVGARAASRSAGNWALASALAVPVALTLWFLFFGGLAVMGAMLEGTR; encoded by the coding sequence ATGAACGCACCGCACGGCGAATACGTCCCCAATCACCTGGTCTGGGCGATCCTGACCACGCTGTTCTGCTGCCTGCCACTGGGCATCGTGTCCATCGTGTATGCCGCGCAGGTCGACGGCAAACGCGCCGCGGGCGACATCGTCGGCGCGCGCGCGGCCTCGCGCTCGGCCGGCAACTGGGCGCTGGCCTCGGCGCTGGCGGTGCCGGTGGCGCTGACCCTGTGGTTCCTGTTCTTCGGCGGGCTGGCGGTGATGGGCGCGATGTTGGAAGGGACGCGCTGA
- a CDS encoding CD225/dispanin family protein → MNMPPSAAPAQPIPNYLAWSISMTVLGFCLCCIIGCAPGIVGIVYGSQVNSKANQGDLEGARKASENAKIWCWVATAVVALGLLLNIGSFMMGGTAQYMEMMQQMQNAR, encoded by the coding sequence ATGAACATGCCGCCGTCGGCCGCGCCCGCGCAGCCCATTCCCAACTACCTGGCCTGGTCGATCAGCATGACCGTGCTGGGCTTCTGTCTGTGCTGCATCATCGGTTGCGCGCCGGGCATCGTCGGCATCGTGTACGGCTCGCAGGTCAACAGCAAGGCCAACCAGGGCGACCTGGAAGGCGCGCGCAAAGCCTCCGAGAACGCCAAGATCTGGTGCTGGGTGGCCACCGCCGTGGTCGCGCTGGGCCTGCTGCTCAACATCGGCAGCTTCATGATGGGCGGCACCGCTCAGTACATGGAAATGATGCAGCAGATGCAGAACGCGCGCTGA
- a CDS encoding MFS transporter, protein MAHNQFELLKQRRFLPFFLTQALGAFNDNVYRQAIIGLLGYMSVSAADKTLYTNLAPAIFILPYFLFSATAGQIAEKLEKSRLIRITTTMEIVIMSLAAIGFFTHNLIVLLAALFCTGLQSTLFGPVKYSILPSVLKPEELTGGNGLVEMGTSISILIGMIFGGLIFKIAGDHGPTVAAVTIIALAITGNLVSRAIPRAEAGAPELKINWNPIPESVAIVRLARKQVAVRNSILGVSWFWFVGTVLTGNIPNYTEIHLGMGDWYVFPLALFSIGTGVGSMLCEKLSARTVEIGLVPLGAFGISAFLFDLYFARTGLPAVTGLDVAGFMQQPGSWRIVIDLVGIGLFTGFFVVPLFALIQSRTPKNELSRVIAGMNIQNAAFIVLAAVLGLVVQRFFHWTIPQVFLALAVANALVAIWIFTLVPEFLMRFLSWVFVRTLYRLRAQGMERIPDEGPALIVCNHVSYMDALILSASVPRPVRFVMYYKIFNIPVMSWIFRTAKAIPIAGAKENPEVMRRAFEEIEAALADGQLVGIFPEGALTRDGEIATFKSGVEHILAKNPVPVIPMALRGMWSSMWSRRDSRLGRMRVPRRFRAHVEVIAGAPVAAADASAEQLEAQVRARRGSDA, encoded by the coding sequence ATGGCGCACAACCAGTTCGAGCTGCTCAAGCAACGGCGCTTCCTGCCGTTCTTCCTGACCCAGGCCCTGGGCGCGTTCAACGACAACGTCTACCGGCAGGCGATCATCGGCCTGTTGGGCTATATGAGCGTGAGTGCGGCCGACAAGACGCTGTACACCAACCTGGCGCCGGCGATCTTCATCCTGCCCTACTTCCTGTTCTCGGCCACCGCCGGCCAGATCGCCGAGAAGCTGGAGAAGTCCCGGCTGATCCGGATCACGACCACGATGGAAATCGTGATCATGTCGTTGGCGGCGATCGGCTTCTTCACCCACAACCTGATCGTGCTGTTGGCGGCGCTGTTCTGCACCGGCCTGCAATCGACGCTGTTCGGGCCGGTGAAGTACTCGATCCTGCCCTCGGTGCTCAAGCCCGAGGAACTGACCGGCGGCAACGGTTTGGTCGAGATGGGCACTTCGATCTCGATCCTGATCGGCATGATTTTCGGCGGCCTGATTTTCAAGATCGCCGGCGACCACGGCCCGACCGTGGCGGCGGTGACGATCATCGCCTTGGCCATCACCGGCAACTTGGTCAGCCGGGCGATTCCGCGTGCCGAGGCGGGCGCGCCAGAGTTGAAGATCAACTGGAACCCTATCCCCGAGTCGGTGGCCATCGTGCGCCTGGCGCGCAAGCAGGTCGCGGTACGCAACTCGATTTTGGGCGTGTCCTGGTTCTGGTTCGTGGGCACCGTACTGACCGGCAACATCCCCAACTACACCGAAATCCACCTCGGCATGGGCGATTGGTACGTGTTCCCGTTGGCGCTGTTTTCCATCGGCACCGGCGTGGGCTCGATGCTGTGCGAAAAGCTGTCGGCGCGCACCGTGGAAATCGGTCTGGTGCCGCTGGGCGCATTCGGCATCAGCGCCTTCCTGTTCGACCTGTACTTCGCCCGCACCGGCCTGCCGGCGGTCACCGGCCTGGACGTGGCCGGATTCATGCAGCAGCCGGGCAGCTGGCGCATCGTGATCGACTTGGTCGGCATCGGCCTGTTCACGGGCTTCTTCGTCGTCCCCCTGTTCGCCCTGATCCAAAGCCGCACGCCGAAGAACGAACTCTCGCGCGTGATCGCCGGCATGAACATCCAGAACGCGGCCTTCATCGTGCTGGCGGCGGTGCTGGGCCTGGTGGTGCAGCGCTTCTTCCACTGGACCATTCCGCAGGTGTTCCTGGCCCTGGCCGTGGCCAATGCGCTGGTGGCGATCTGGATCTTCACCCTGGTGCCCGAATTCCTGATGCGCTTCCTGAGCTGGGTGTTCGTGCGCACGCTGTACCGGCTGCGCGCGCAGGGCATGGAGCGGATTCCCGACGAGGGCCCGGCGCTGATCGTGTGCAACCACGTCAGCTACATGGACGCGCTGATCCTCAGCGCCAGCGTGCCGCGGCCGGTGCGTTTCGTCATGTACTACAAGATCTTCAACATTCCGGTGATGAGCTGGATCTTCCGCACCGCCAAGGCCATTCCGATCGCCGGCGCCAAGGAGAACCCGGAGGTGATGCGGCGCGCGTTCGAGGAGATCGAGGCCGCGCTGGCCGACGGCCAGCTGGTGGGCATCTTCCCCGAGGGCGCGCTGACCCGCGACGGCGAGATCGCCACCTTCAAGTCCGGCGTGGAGCACATCCTGGCCAAGAACCCGGTGCCGGTGATCCCGATGGCGCTGCGCGGCATGTGGAGCAGCATGTGGAGCCGCCGCGACTCGCGCCTGGGCCGCATGCGCGTGCCGCGCCGCTTCCGCGCCCATGTCGAGGTCATCGCGGGCGCGCCGGTAGCCGCGGCGGACGCCAGCGCCGAGCAGCTGGAGGCGCAGGTGCGGGCCCGGCGCGGCAGCGACGCGTGA